The nucleotide window TGAATCTTCAAGCCATGAACAAACGAATTAAAAGTTTAGAAGAAAAATTAAGAAAAAATAAAATCAAAAAATCAAGCTTTAGTCAAGCAGAAAGAAAAAAAAGAGCTAGAAATTTGATAATACTAGGAGCTAATTTTGAAATACTGGGATACGAAAAAGAAGAAAATACTGTTATATTAGGTTTTTTAAAAGAAAATATAAATAAAATCAAGCAAAATAGAGAACTGTATAAAGAAATAGGACAATCCATTTTAGATGAGAGAGCTAAAACTAGACTTGAAAA belongs to Fusobacterium necrogenes and includes:
- the traD gene encoding conjugal transfer protein TraD — its product is NLQAMNKRIKSLEEKLRKNKIKKSSFSQAERKKRARNLIILGANFEILGYEKEENTVILGFLKENINKIKQNRELYKEIGQSILDERAKTRLENKLEHTSPETRQVNSDEIKELLILSKKYNISEYIKKEFNKTLWEKLTYKEFILIKKNFTGI